Proteins co-encoded in one Halorussus salinus genomic window:
- the rpmC gene encoding 50S ribosomal protein L29 gives MAILHTEEIRDMTPAERESELEDLETELLNAKAVKAAGGAPEDPGRFKELRRTIARIKTIQREEGDLEDEAAAAE, from the coding sequence ATGGCGATTCTTCACACCGAGGAGATCCGCGACATGACTCCCGCAGAGCGCGAGTCGGAGCTGGAAGACCTCGAAACCGAACTCCTCAACGCGAAGGCCGTGAAGGCCGCCGGTGGCGCACCGGAGGACCCCGGCCGATTCAAGGAGCTTCGCCGCACCATCGCGCGAATCAAGACGATTCAGCGCGAGGAAGGCGACCTCGAAGACGAAGCAGCAGCGGCAGAATAA
- a CDS encoding 50S ribosomal protein L14, protein MEALKADVTQGLSKGSLLNCADNTGAREVKVISVSGYSGTKSRHPKAGIGDKVTVSVTKGTPEMRRQVLEAVVVRQRQPIRRPDGTRVKFEDNAAVIIDDVEEPRGTEIKGPIAREVAERFGSIASTATMIV, encoded by the coding sequence ATGGAAGCCCTGAAAGCCGACGTGACGCAGGGCCTCTCGAAGGGCTCGCTCCTCAACTGCGCCGACAACACGGGCGCACGCGAGGTCAAAGTCATCAGCGTCTCCGGCTACTCCGGCACCAAGAGCCGCCACCCGAAGGCGGGCATCGGTGACAAAGTGACCGTCTCGGTCACGAAGGGTACCCCGGAGATGCGACGACAGGTGCTGGAAGCCGTCGTCGTCCGCCAGCGCCAGCCGATTCGTCGTCCCGACGGCACCCGCGTCAAGTTCGAAGACAACGCGGCCGTCATCATCGACGACGTTGAGGAGCCCCGCGGGACCGAAATCAAGGGTCCCATCGCGCGGGAAGTCGCAGAGCGGTTCGGAAGTATCGCGAGTACCGCTACGATGATAGTATGA
- a CDS encoding 50S ribosomal protein L22, with amino-acid sequence MGISYSVETDPDTTAKGMLRERHMSHKHSKAIAREIKGMTAADAREYLQAVIDGERSVPFKQHNSGVGHRSDIEGWDAGRYPEKASEAFLDLITNVVNNADEQGFDGESMEIMHVAAHKIGEVQGRKPRAMGRASAWNTPEVDVELVLEEVQE; translated from the coding sequence ATGGGAATCAGCTACAGCGTCGAGACCGACCCGGACACCACCGCCAAGGGGATGCTCCGGGAGCGGCACATGAGCCACAAGCACAGCAAAGCCATCGCCCGCGAGATCAAGGGCATGACCGCGGCGGACGCCAGAGAGTACCTGCAAGCGGTCATCGACGGCGAGCGGTCGGTGCCGTTCAAGCAGCACAACAGCGGCGTCGGCCACCGTAGCGACATCGAGGGCTGGGACGCCGGTCGCTACCCCGAGAAGGCCAGCGAGGCCTTCCTCGACCTCATCACGAACGTCGTCAACAACGCCGACGAGCAGGGCTTCGACGGCGAGTCGATGGAGATCATGCACGTCGCCGCCCACAAGATCGGCGAAGTGCAGGGCCGCAAACCCCGCGCGATGGGGCGAGCGAGCGCGTGGAACACGCCGGAAGTAGACGTGGAACTCGTACTCGAGGAGGTGCAAGAATAA
- a CDS encoding 50S ribosomal protein L3: MPETSRPRKGSLGFGPRQRATSEVPRFNSWPDGDGNPSLQGFAGYKAGMTHVVMVNDESDSPREGMEETVPVTIVETPPMRAVALRAYEDTPYGKKPLTEVWGDDFHDHLSRTLDVPEDHDPDAAEDELRAALEDGNVADLRVVTHTVPDEVPSVPKKKPDVMETRVGGGSLDDRADFGLDLLEDGGEHDMNDVFRAGEYTDISGVTKGKGTQGPVKRWGVQKRKGKHARQGWRRRIGNLGPWNPSRVRSTVPQQGQTGYHQRTELNKRLIDIGEGDDINVDGGFVNYGEVDGSYALVKGSAPGPDKRLLRFRPAIRPKDQPRLDPEVRYVSTESNQG; the protein is encoded by the coding sequence ATGCCAGAAACAAGCAGACCACGTAAAGGTTCGCTAGGGTTCGGCCCCCGCCAGCGCGCGACCAGTGAGGTGCCGCGCTTCAACTCGTGGCCCGACGGCGACGGAAATCCGTCCCTTCAGGGCTTCGCGGGTTACAAGGCAGGCATGACCCACGTGGTGATGGTGAACGACGAATCCGACTCCCCGCGAGAGGGGATGGAGGAGACCGTTCCCGTCACCATCGTGGAGACGCCGCCGATGCGAGCGGTCGCTCTGCGAGCCTACGAAGACACGCCGTACGGCAAGAAGCCGCTGACGGAAGTGTGGGGCGACGACTTCCACGACCACCTCTCGCGCACGCTCGACGTGCCGGAGGACCACGACCCGGACGCCGCCGAGGACGAACTTCGCGCGGCGCTCGAAGACGGCAACGTCGCCGACCTTCGGGTCGTCACCCACACCGTCCCCGACGAGGTGCCCAGTGTCCCGAAGAAGAAGCCCGACGTGATGGAGACTCGCGTCGGTGGCGGGTCGCTCGACGACCGCGCCGACTTCGGACTGGACCTCCTCGAAGACGGCGGGGAACACGACATGAACGACGTGTTCCGCGCAGGGGAGTACACCGACATCAGCGGTGTCACGAAAGGTAAAGGCACGCAGGGTCCCGTCAAGCGATGGGGCGTCCAGAAGCGGAAGGGCAAGCACGCCCGTCAGGGATGGCGCCGACGCATCGGCAACCTCGGTCCGTGGAACCCGTCCCGCGTCCGCTCGACGGTGCCCCAACAGGGCCAGACCGGCTACCACCAGCGCACCGAACTCAACAAGCGCCTCATCGACATCGGTGAGGGCGACGACATCAACGTCGACGGCGGCTTCGTCAACTACGGCGAAGTCGACGGTTCCTACGCGCTGGTCAAGGGGTCGGCCCCCGGTCCCGACAAGCGGCTCCTGCGTTTCCGCCCGGCCATCCGGCCGAAAGACCAGCCGCGCCTCGACCCCGAGGTGCGCTACGTAAGCACCGAATCCAACCAAGGATAA
- the rplX gene encoding 50S ribosomal protein L24 — translation MTQQPRKQRNQTERASLHERHEQVKATLADDLREEFDSRSVRVNAGDTVEVMRGDFAGEEGEVIDVDLRDAVVHVEDVTVEKADGEEVPRPLDASNLKVTDLDLEDDLREERLRGENE, via the coding sequence ATGACTCAGCAACCACGCAAACAACGAAACCAGACCGAGCGCGCCTCGCTCCACGAGCGACACGAGCAGGTCAAGGCGACGCTCGCCGACGACCTCCGCGAGGAGTTCGACTCCCGCAGCGTCCGCGTCAACGCGGGCGACACCGTCGAGGTCATGCGCGGGGACTTCGCTGGCGAGGAAGGCGAAGTCATCGACGTTGATCTCCGCGACGCGGTCGTTCACGTCGAGGACGTGACAGTCGAGAAGGCCGACGGCGAGGAAGTGCCCCGGCCGCTCGACGCGAGCAATCTCAAAGTCACCGACCTCGACCTCGAAGACGACCTGCGCGAGGAGCGCCTCCGAGGTGAGAACGAATGA
- a CDS encoding putative RNA uridine N3 methyltransferase, with protein MTVSVLVPSSLVREAEDKREATRKIGYVARAATVFRADRLVVFPDPDGERRWGGGFVSTVLEYAATPPYLRKEVFGKRDELEYAGILPPLRAPSLTGSESEGSGSLRQGIVTEVGPEGRVRVNCGLQHPISLVVPPEMEVGEGERVTVRISSRSPVRAKLVDQPPSGWSVTRTDLPAALDRDDAGVRIGTSRHGVELTTRRLTPLVGRVERDGMTVAFGSPGRGLPEMLDLPTDSLADRWLGDDEEDEADAESGVEHGAPGRFDLWLNAVPNQGSGVVRTEEAMFAALGCLNLKEK; from the coding sequence ATGACCGTCAGCGTACTCGTTCCGTCATCCCTCGTCCGGGAAGCCGAGGACAAACGCGAGGCAACTCGCAAAATCGGCTACGTCGCCCGTGCGGCGACGGTGTTCCGGGCCGATCGCCTCGTGGTCTTTCCGGACCCCGACGGCGAACGGCGATGGGGTGGCGGGTTCGTAAGCACCGTGCTGGAATACGCCGCGACGCCGCCCTACCTCCGAAAGGAGGTATTCGGCAAGCGGGACGAACTGGAGTACGCGGGCATCCTACCGCCGCTCCGTGCCCCCTCACTGACCGGCTCCGAATCCGAGGGTTCGGGGTCGTTAAGACAGGGAATCGTGACCGAGGTCGGACCTGAAGGGCGCGTTCGGGTCAATTGCGGACTGCAACACCCGATCTCCCTCGTCGTACCGCCAGAAATGGAGGTCGGCGAGGGGGAGCGCGTTACCGTCAGGATCTCTTCGCGAAGTCCGGTCCGTGCGAAACTCGTAGACCAACCCCCTTCGGGTTGGTCGGTGACGCGCACGGACCTTCCGGCGGCACTCGACCGCGACGACGCGGGCGTTCGAATCGGAACGTCCCGCCACGGGGTCGAGTTGACGACCCGGCGGCTGACCCCACTGGTCGGCCGCGTCGAACGCGACGGTATGACCGTGGCGTTCGGTTCACCGGGCCGTGGCCTGCCGGAGATGCTCGACCTCCCGACCGACTCGCTGGCCGACCGATGGCTCGGCGACGACGAGGAGGACGAGGCGGACGCGGAGTCCGGAGTCGAACACGGCGCACCCGGCCGGTTCGACCTCTGGCTGAACGCGGTTCCGAATCAAGGCAGCGGGGTCGTGCGAACTGAAGAAGCGATGTTCGCCGCCCTCGGCTGCCTGAACCTCAAAGAGAAGTGA
- a CDS encoding ATP-grasp domain-containing protein, which produces MVLCDASDFPGGAISVSPGGETTVLGSSFAYDDVEGAYFHSQALFRPEYRLHEVEDDPVATLNRWQDHRSLFKSLCRSFESRGIDVLPRLHNHYMQEMKPWQLERCANRGVPVPDTIFTNSPEEVRRFYERHDRVVYKPVSHGAPPNELTDDDLTDQRLEKLATAPVQLQEFVRGDDLRLYVLDGDVVGATRYVSENFSFKLDQRESKAVDLEPATVSEEVESAAIRAAEAVELQFGAVDVRRSDSEYAVLEVNQSPALAAADIRADQTVGDAVAEYLLDSEGGV; this is translated from the coding sequence GTGGTTCTGTGCGACGCGAGCGACTTTCCGGGAGGAGCGATTTCGGTTTCCCCCGGCGGCGAAACGACTGTTCTCGGCTCGTCGTTCGCCTACGACGACGTAGAGGGTGCATACTTCCATTCGCAGGCGCTTTTCCGGCCCGAGTATCGGCTTCACGAGGTCGAAGACGACCCGGTGGCGACGCTCAATCGGTGGCAGGACCACCGAAGCTTGTTCAAGAGCCTGTGTCGGTCGTTCGAATCGAGGGGTATCGACGTACTTCCGCGACTGCACAACCACTACATGCAGGAGATGAAGCCGTGGCAACTCGAACGCTGTGCGAACCGCGGCGTTCCGGTGCCCGACACGATCTTCACTAACAGCCCCGAGGAGGTCCGGCGGTTCTACGAACGCCACGACCGAGTCGTCTACAAGCCGGTCTCCCACGGAGCGCCGCCGAACGAGCTTACCGACGACGACCTGACCGACCAGCGACTCGAAAAGCTGGCGACCGCACCGGTACAGCTTCAGGAGTTCGTCCGGGGCGACGACCTTCGATTGTACGTCCTCGACGGCGATGTCGTCGGTGCGACCCGATACGTCAGCGAGAACTTCTCGTTCAAACTCGACCAGCGCGAATCCAAGGCGGTCGACCTCGAACCGGCGACGGTGTCCGAGGAAGTCGAATCGGCCGCGATTCGGGCGGCCGAAGCCGTCGAGTTGCAGTTCGGTGCAGTGGACGTTCGTCGGTCGGATTCGGAGTACGCGGTACTCGAAGTGAACCAGTCGCCAGCTTTGGCGGCCGCCGACATCCGAGCGGACCAGACGGTCGGTGACGCGGTTGCCGAATACTTACTCGACTCCGAGGGCGGTGTATGA
- a CDS encoding 30S ribosomal protein S19 has translation MSEGEYRTGREGEFTFRGHDLDDLQDMSLEEVAELLPARQRRTIERGLSTEQEKLLEEAREATEEGSANDPIRTHLRNMPILPEFVGKTFAVYDGQSFERVYVEPEMLGHYLGEFQLTRKSVEHGQAGIGATRSSKFVPLK, from the coding sequence ATGAGCGAAGGCGAATACCGAACCGGCCGTGAAGGTGAGTTCACCTTCCGCGGTCACGACCTCGACGACCTGCAGGACATGAGTCTTGAGGAAGTCGCGGAACTGCTTCCCGCACGCCAGCGGCGAACTATCGAGCGCGGTCTGTCCACCGAGCAGGAGAAACTGCTCGAAGAGGCCCGCGAGGCCACCGAGGAGGGCTCGGCCAACGACCCGATCCGAACCCACCTCCGGAACATGCCGATTCTGCCCGAGTTCGTCGGGAAGACGTTCGCCGTCTACGACGGCCAGAGCTTCGAGCGCGTCTACGTCGAGCCCGAGATGCTCGGCCACTACCTCGGCGAGTTCCAGCTGACGCGCAAGTCGGTCGAACACGGACAGGCCGGTATCGGCGCGACCCGCTCCTCGAAGTTCGTGCCACTCAAGTAA
- a CDS encoding 50S ribosomal protein L2 — MGRRIQGQRRGRGGPTFRAPSHRYKADLTHKKPEDVDTVSGTVVDIEHDPARSAPVAAVEFEDGDQRLILVPEGVGVGETIQVGVSAEIKEGNTMPLAEIPEGVPVCNVERQPGDGGKFARASGVSANLVTHDRDAAVVELPSGEVKRLSPDCRATIGVVAGGGRTEKPHVKAGNKYHKMKARGTKWPNVRGVAMNAVDHPFGGGGRQHPGKPKSVSRNAPPGRKVGDISSRRTGRGGN; from the coding sequence ATGGGACGACGAATTCAAGGACAGCGACGCGGGCGTGGCGGACCGACGTTCCGCGCTCCGTCGCACCGATACAAGGCGGACCTCACGCACAAGAAGCCCGAAGACGTGGACACGGTCTCCGGCACGGTCGTTGACATCGAACACGACCCGGCCCGGAGCGCGCCGGTCGCCGCCGTCGAGTTCGAAGACGGCGACCAGCGTCTCATCCTCGTGCCCGAGGGCGTCGGCGTCGGCGAGACCATTCAGGTCGGCGTCAGCGCCGAGATCAAGGAAGGCAACACGATGCCGCTGGCCGAGATTCCGGAAGGAGTCCCGGTCTGTAACGTCGAGCGCCAGCCCGGCGACGGCGGCAAGTTCGCTCGCGCCTCCGGCGTGAGCGCGAACCTCGTGACCCACGACCGCGACGCCGCGGTCGTCGAACTTCCGAGCGGCGAGGTCAAGCGTCTCTCGCCCGACTGTCGAGCGACCATCGGCGTGGTCGCCGGTGGCGGTCGGACCGAGAAGCCCCACGTCAAAGCGGGGAACAAGTACCACAAGATGAAAGCGCGCGGCACCAAGTGGCCGAACGTGCGCGGCGTCGCGATGAACGCCGTCGACCACCCGTTCGGTGGCGGTGGCCGCCAGCACCCCGGCAAGCCCAAGTCCGTCTCGCGGAACGCGCCGCCCGGACGGAAGGTCGGGGACATCTCGTCCCGGCGAACGGGACGAGGAGGCAACTAA
- a CDS encoding 30S ribosomal protein S17, which yields MATGLNVSEPEGTCSDENCPFHGTLSVRGQTLEGEVASTDMDKTVIVEREYDVPVPKYDRYMKRRSRVPAHHPDCMELEVGDTVRIAETRPLSKTKSHVVVEQFETTRSFGAGGTEQQDETEGDE from the coding sequence ATGGCAACAGGACTGAACGTATCAGAGCCGGAAGGGACCTGCTCCGACGAGAACTGTCCGTTCCACGGAACGCTGTCCGTGCGCGGTCAGACGCTCGAAGGGGAGGTCGCTTCCACAGACATGGACAAGACCGTGATCGTCGAACGAGAGTACGACGTTCCGGTTCCGAAGTACGACCGGTACATGAAGCGCCGGTCCCGAGTCCCGGCACACCACCCGGACTGCATGGAACTGGAAGTCGGCGACACGGTTCGTATCGCAGAGACCCGACCGCTTTCGAAGACCAAGAGCCACGTCGTCGTCGAGCAGTTCGAGACGACGCGGAGCTTCGGCGCGGGCGGCACCGAACAGCAAGACGAAACGGAGGGCGACGAATAA
- a CDS encoding ribonuclease P protein component 1, which produces MPLTPENLTRHELNGLHVRVADAPNPDLVGIEGRVVAETQGTLSVASDSRVRQVPKEGSTFEFALTDESAETRKVSGTASKPASETAGVRSGQSDAVSEPRSEGRQTSSGCSSEGHLEARRTSSGGGEGVAYVTVDGARLLSRPELRTENAGETTWQQD; this is translated from the coding sequence ATGCCACTTACACCCGAGAACTTGACGCGACACGAACTCAACGGACTTCACGTCCGCGTCGCCGACGCGCCGAACCCCGACCTCGTGGGAATCGAGGGCCGGGTCGTCGCCGAGACGCAGGGCACGTTGAGCGTCGCCTCGGACTCTCGGGTGCGGCAGGTGCCGAAAGAGGGCTCGACATTCGAGTTCGCGCTCACAGATGAATCCGCCGAGACCAGGAAGGTCTCGGGGACCGCGTCCAAACCTGCATCGGAAACTGCCGGAGTTCGCTCCGGTCAGTCTGATGCCGTCTCCGAACCACGTTCGGAGGGCCGTCAGACCTCGTCTGGCTGCTCCTCCGAGGGGCACTTGGAGGCTCGTCGGACCTCGTCCGGCGGTGGCGAGGGCGTGGCCTACGTTACGGTGGATGGCGCGCGACTGCTCTCACGACCCGAACTACGCACCGAAAACGCAGGTGAAACCACATGGCAACAGGACTGA
- a CDS encoding 30S ribosomal protein S4e: protein MTKHQKRLSVPKSWPVERKTETFTVKADSGPHGEDGVPLIILLRDVLGYVQSRKEARYALDQGNVLVNGDENVAEDRPIGMFDIIAFTEREEYYRVFPDEGGRLALSEIDADAAESKLGKIEDKTKVSGGHTQLNLHDGQNLLVEDDEYSAGDSIVVSNDDSEVVAHFPYEEGSLVTAVRGSHAGDIGEVTEIQVTPGSGSNNVVVETDDGSFETVEEYVVVIDEKFVGDDE from the coding sequence ATGACGAAACACCAGAAGCGACTCTCAGTTCCGAAGTCTTGGCCGGTCGAGCGCAAGACCGAAACCTTCACCGTGAAGGCCGACTCCGGCCCGCACGGCGAGGACGGCGTCCCCCTCATCATCCTGCTGCGGGACGTGCTGGGCTACGTCCAGTCCCGGAAGGAAGCACGGTACGCCCTCGACCAAGGCAACGTGCTGGTCAACGGCGACGAGAACGTCGCCGAGGACCGACCCATCGGGATGTTCGACATCATCGCGTTCACCGAGCGCGAGGAGTACTACCGCGTCTTCCCCGACGAGGGCGGTCGGCTCGCGCTGAGCGAGATCGACGCCGACGCCGCCGAGAGCAAACTCGGCAAAATCGAGGACAAGACGAAGGTCTCGGGCGGTCACACCCAGCTCAACCTCCACGACGGGCAGAACTTGCTCGTCGAGGACGACGAGTACAGCGCGGGCGACTCCATCGTCGTCAGCAACGACGACAGCGAAGTCGTCGCGCACTTCCCCTACGAGGAGGGGAGTCTCGTGACCGCGGTTCGCGGCTCGCACGCGGGCGACATCGGTGAAGTCACCGAGATTCAGGTCACGCCCGGTAGTGGCTCGAACAACGTCGTGGTCGAGACCGACGACGGCAGCTTCGAGACGGTCGAGGAATACGTCGTGGTCATCGACGAGAAGTTCGTGGGTGATGACGAATGA
- a CDS encoding 30S ribosomal protein S8: MAGNDPLANALSGIDNAESVGHLDHNVQPASNEIGSVLEVFYDRGYIDGFEFVDDGKAGQFEVELKGAINECGAVKPRYSAGSDEFEKWEKRFLPARDYGALVVTTSRGVMSHYEAREQGVGGQVIAYVY, from the coding sequence ATGGCAGGAAACGATCCGCTGGCTAACGCGCTCTCGGGCATCGACAACGCCGAGAGCGTCGGCCATTTGGACCACAACGTACAGCCCGCCTCGAACGAGATCGGCAGCGTACTCGAAGTCTTCTACGACCGAGGGTACATCGACGGCTTCGAGTTCGTCGACGACGGCAAAGCCGGTCAGTTCGAGGTCGAACTGAAAGGCGCCATCAACGAGTGCGGCGCGGTCAAGCCCCGGTACTCCGCCGGGTCCGACGAGTTCGAGAAGTGGGAGAAGCGATTCCTCCCCGCCCGTGACTACGGGGCGCTCGTCGTGACGACCAGCCGCGGCGTCATGAGCCACTACGAGGCCCGCGAACAGGGCGTCGGTGGTCAGGTCATCGCGTACGTCTACTAA
- a CDS encoding 50S ribosomal protein L23: protein MSVIEYPWVTEKAMNQMDFDNKLQFVVDLDAEKPEIRDEIEEQYEVTIEKINTQVTMNGDKKATVTLSEDDDAQEVASRIGVF from the coding sequence ATGAGCGTCATCGAGTACCCGTGGGTCACCGAGAAGGCGATGAACCAGATGGACTTCGACAACAAGCTCCAGTTCGTCGTGGACCTCGACGCCGAGAAACCCGAGATCCGCGACGAGATCGAGGAGCAGTACGAAGTCACCATCGAGAAGATCAACACGCAGGTCACCATGAACGGCGACAAGAAGGCCACGGTGACCCTCTCGGAGGACGACGACGCGCAGGAAGTCGCCTCCCGAATCGGGGTGTTCTGA
- a CDS encoding 30S ribosomal protein S14 — protein sequence MSESEIDSEATGEHAAKRTGQTDECQRCGRNQGLVGKYDINLCRQCFREVARSMGFKKYR from the coding sequence ATGAGTGAAAGCGAAATAGACTCCGAGGCGACAGGGGAACACGCGGCCAAGCGCACCGGCCAGACGGACGAGTGCCAGCGCTGCGGTCGGAATCAGGGTCTCGTCGGCAAGTACGACATCAACCTGTGTCGGCAGTGTTTCCGAGAGGTCGCCCGAAGCATGGGCTTCAAGAAGTATCGATAA
- the rpl4p gene encoding 50S ribosomal protein L4 codes for MQATIRNLDGEEDGTLDLPDVFDKTVRPDLIKRAVLAAQANRKQDYGADDYAGMRTSAESPGSGRGMAHVPRTNGQGARVPQTVGGRKAHPPKEEKDRSQDINTKERKKAVRSAIAATTDADLVAERGHRFDEELDLPLVVSDDFEDLVKTKEVVSFLEAVGADADIERAEDNKSVRAGRGTTRGRKYKTPKSVLFVTSDEPSKAARNLAGADVATAQELNAEDLAPGAHPGRLTVWTESALEEVADR; via the coding sequence ATGCAGGCAACTATCCGCAACCTCGACGGCGAGGAAGACGGTACGCTCGACCTGCCGGATGTCTTCGACAAGACCGTCCGGCCGGACCTCATCAAGCGCGCCGTCCTCGCCGCGCAGGCAAACCGCAAGCAGGACTACGGCGCGGACGACTACGCCGGGATGCGAACCTCGGCGGAGTCGCCCGGCAGTGGTCGCGGCATGGCCCACGTCCCCCGGACGAACGGTCAGGGCGCGCGAGTGCCCCAGACCGTCGGTGGTCGCAAGGCCCACCCGCCGAAAGAAGAGAAGGACCGCTCGCAGGACATCAACACGAAGGAGCGCAAAAAGGCGGTTCGCTCGGCCATCGCGGCGACGACCGACGCCGACCTCGTGGCCGAGCGCGGCCACCGCTTCGACGAGGAGCTAGACCTCCCGCTCGTCGTGAGCGACGACTTCGAGGACCTCGTCAAGACCAAGGAAGTCGTCTCGTTCCTCGAAGCGGTCGGCGCGGACGCCGACATCGAGCGCGCCGAGGACAACAAGTCGGTCCGAGCGGGCCGCGGGACGACGCGTGGGCGCAAGTACAAGACGCCCAAGTCGGTCCTGTTCGTGACCAGCGACGAACCCTCGAAGGCCGCCCGCAACCTCGCGGGTGCCGACGTGGCGACCGCACAGGAACTCAACGCCGAAGACCTCGCACCCGGCGCGCATCCCGGCCGACTCACCGTCTGGACGGAGAGCGCCCTCGAGGAGGTGGCCGACCGATGA
- a CDS encoding 30S ribosomal protein S3, producing MADEQQFIHDGLQRSQIDEFFSEELGRAGYGGMDVAKTPMGTQIVLKAEKPGMVIGKGGKNIRKITTQLEERFDLEDPQIDVQEVDEPDLNARIVADRLANALERGWYFRKAGHTTIDRIMDAGALGAEIVLSGKVTGARSRVEKFNRGYIKHNGEPAEDIVDHGQGVAVLKLGTIGVDVKIIPPNAKLPDDFDIEEDATPEEIVPEAVEANEQAGVEELLEEPTDEELEELREDEAADEAPAEPGEEDLDEEVVEEVIESETESDEESAEEAESDQSVEEELDELEEEVEQEAEDLMDEMEDDEEGEE from the coding sequence ATGGCAGACGAACAGCAGTTCATTCACGACGGACTCCAGCGCTCGCAGATAGACGAGTTCTTCTCCGAAGAACTCGGCCGCGCGGGCTACGGCGGCATGGACGTTGCCAAGACCCCGATGGGCACCCAGATCGTCCTCAAGGCCGAAAAGCCCGGTATGGTCATCGGGAAGGGCGGGAAGAACATCCGGAAGATCACCACGCAACTCGAAGAGCGGTTCGACCTCGAAGACCCGCAGATCGACGTGCAGGAAGTGGACGAGCCGGACCTCAACGCCCGCATCGTCGCGGACCGACTCGCCAACGCTTTGGAGCGTGGCTGGTACTTCCGGAAGGCCGGACACACCACCATCGACCGCATCATGGACGCCGGTGCCCTCGGTGCCGAGATCGTCCTCTCGGGCAAGGTCACGGGCGCTCGCTCGCGCGTCGAGAAGTTCAACCGCGGCTACATCAAGCACAACGGCGAACCCGCCGAGGACATCGTGGACCACGGACAGGGCGTCGCCGTCCTGAAGCTCGGCACCATCGGCGTGGACGTGAAGATCATCCCGCCGAACGCCAAGCTCCCCGACGACTTCGACATCGAGGAGGACGCGACTCCCGAGGAGATCGTCCCCGAGGCCGTCGAGGCCAACGAGCAGGCTGGCGTCGAGGAACTCCTCGAAGAGCCGACCGACGAGGAACTCGAAGAGCTTCGCGAGGATGAGGCGGCCGACGAAGCGCCCGCCGAACCCGGCGAAGAGGACCTCGACGAGGAGGTCGTCGAAGAGGTCATCGAGAGCGAGACGGAGAGCGACGAGGAGTCGGCCGAGGAGGCCGAGTCCGACCAGTCGGTCGAAGAGGAACTCGACGAACTCGAAGAGGAAGTCGAGCAGGAAGCTGAGGACCTCATGGACGAGATGGAAGACGACGAGGAGGGTGAGGAATAA
- a CDS encoding 50S ribosomal protein L5: MSEAEADFHEMREPTVEKIVVHMGVGEGGRELADAEDILESVTGQQSVRTLAKSTKPEFGIRQGDPIGAKVTLRDDDAVEFLEKALPLSDIAARQFDETGNFSFGVEEHTEFPSQEYDPNVGIYGLDVTVNLVRPGYRISKRDKVTRSVPSGHKLDAEDAIAYLESNFDVEVQR, encoded by the coding sequence ATGAGCGAAGCAGAAGCCGATTTCCACGAGATGCGCGAACCCACCGTCGAGAAAATCGTCGTCCACATGGGCGTCGGCGAAGGTGGCCGCGAACTCGCGGACGCCGAGGACATCCTCGAGAGCGTGACGGGCCAGCAGAGCGTCCGGACGCTCGCGAAGTCCACCAAGCCCGAGTTCGGCATCCGTCAGGGCGACCCCATCGGTGCGAAGGTCACGCTCCGTGACGACGACGCGGTCGAGTTCCTCGAGAAGGCGCTGCCGCTGTCGGACATCGCGGCTCGTCAGTTCGACGAGACCGGGAACTTCAGCTTCGGCGTCGAGGAGCACACCGAGTTCCCGAGCCAAGAGTACGACCCGAACGTCGGCATCTACGGGCTCGACGTGACGGTCAACCTCGTTCGGCCGGGCTACCGAATCAGCAAGCGCGACAAGGTCACGCGGTCGGTTCCCTCGGGCCACAAGCTGGACGCCGAGGACGCCATCGCGTACCTCGAATCGAACTTCGACGTTGAGGTGCAACGATGA